The Streptomyces taklimakanensis nucleotide sequence CGCGGCGACCTCCCTGAAGGTACGGCCGCGCCAGCGACCCATGTCGCACTCGCGGAGCGCGGGCTGCGCGATGGGCCGCAGACCGAGCGCCTCGCCGGTCTCGCGGCACCGCAGGGTCGGCGAGCAGTACCGCAGTTCCGCGCCGGCCAGGTGCCCGTACACCGGGATGGCCCGCTCGGCCTCCCGCCACCCGGCGGCGTCCAGGGGCCTGTCGTCCTCGAAGCGCACGTCCAGCAGGGAGGAGCTGCGGGCGGCGGCGAGCAGCGTGATCCGGAGGTGCATTACCGGATGGTAGAGCCGTGAACCACATTGTTGGACAGGGCGTGCACGACTGTTTCCGGTCGTGTGCGGAAGGCGGATGCGGCCCCCGGAGCCCGACCCCCGTGAGGAGGCCGGACGACGACCGCACCCCTAGACTCGTACCCATAAGGGACATGCAGGGCCGAACTCCGAAAGGAGTGACGATGCGGGCGAACAAGGGCGACCTGCTGCTGGTGCACGGCAGGACCGTGGGGCAGCACGACAGGGTCGCGGAGATCGTCGAGGTGCTCGGGGACGGCGGCGAACCACCGTACCGGGTCCGTTTCGAGGACGGGCACGAGACCGTGGTCTCGCCGGGGCCCGACTCGGTGGTGCGGCACCACGGTGAACCCCTGCTCCAGCACGGCGAACCCCGACGCCACTGAGGACCGGCGCCGGGCGCGCGGCAGGAGACGACGGAGGACGGAAGGAGGCGGTGGACACGGCTCAGCGGGGCGGTCGGACCCGGGTGCCGTAGTGGTCCCGCACCACCCGGCTCATGGCCCCGATCGGATCCGCGGCGACGTGCCGCGCCGAGAAGTAGACGTTGCCGCGCACCTCGGGGTGCTCCCGGCACAGCGTCAGGTGCCGGGAGAGTTCGGTCGGATCGTGCCAGGCCGGCCCCTGGGCCGGGTCCGCCACCTTGTACAGCGCCTCGCCGATGTACAGGTCGACTCCGGTGCCCCGCACCACGCCGGCCCACCAGGGCACCAGCCTGGCGTAGTCGGCGGCGTCGAAACCGATGTTCCAGTACACCTGGGGCACGACGTGGTCGATCCAGCGCTCGCGCACCCACGTGCGGGTGTCGGCGTACAGGTCGTCGTAGGTCTGCACCCCGGCACGGGTGTCGGAGCCGGCCGGATCGGTGTCCTTGTTGCGCCAGACGGCGAAGGGGCTGACGCCGAGGCGCACGCGCGGCTTGGTCCGCTTCAGCCGACGGGACGTCTCGCGCACCAGCAGGTCGATGTTGTGGCGCCGCCAGTCGCCCCGGTCGGCGAAGTCCCCGCCGTACCGCTCGTAGGTCGCGTCGTCGTCGAAGACCTGACCGGAGACCGGGTAGGGGTAGAAGTAGTCGTCGAAGTGCATCGCGTCGATGTCGTAGCGCTCCACCGCGTGGAACATCGCCTCCTGCACGAACCGGCGGACCTGGGGCAGGCCCGGGTCGTAGTAGAGCTTCCCGCCGTAGGGCACCACCCATTCCGGGTGGCGCCGCGCGGGATGGTCGGCCACCAGTCGGCGCGGATCGGCGTGGTTGGCCACCCGGTAGGGATTGAACCAGGCGTGCAGCTCCAACCCTCGGCGGTGCGCCTCACGCACGGCGAAGCCCAGTGGATCCCAGCCGGGATCCTTGCCCTGGGTGCCGGTGAGGTACTGCGACCACGGCTCGAAGGGCGAGGGCCACAGGGCGTCGGCCGTGGGCCGCACCTGGAGGACCACGGTGTTCAGCCGGCGTTCGACCACGGTGTCCAGGAGCGCCAGCAGTTGCTCCTGCTGCTCCCGCGCGGTCAGCCCCGCCTTCGAGGGCCAGTCGACGTTGGCGACGGTCGCCACCCACATGCCGCGCATCTCGGGACGCCGCCCGCTCCCGCGTCCCGCCCCCTCCCCTCGCGCCGGCCCCGCACCGGCACCGGTGAGCAGCGCGCCGGAGAGCACGCCGGCCGCCGCGACCCCCAGGGTCCTCCGAGAAAAACGCCCCATTCCGCCTCCTCCTGACGGTGACTTACCCGATCATGAGCGGTGTGTAACCACCGGGCAACTCCGAGCCACGGACAACAAGCGCTTGCTCCGCGCCTCGACACCCCTGGCGCAACCCCTTATGCGAACACCGTTCGACAACTAGCATCCGCACCACGCACATCTGGGAGCGCTCCCACTCACTGGTTCACCCCGTATCCCCGTACCGCCCCCGTGGCGGTCTTGCCCGGAGAGGACGTGTCCGTGCGCAGAAGACGAACGGCCGGCGCCGCCCTGGCGGCGTTGGCCCTGACAGGCGGTCTGCTCACCGCCTCCGCGACCACCGCCGCGGCCGACCCCGAGACCGCCGACGCGCGGGTCGAGGTCTCGGCCGACAGCTACACCTGGAAGAACGTCCGGATCGACGGCGGCGGCTTCGTCCCCGGCATCGTCTTCAACCGGTCCGAGAAGAACCTGGTGTACGCCCGCACCGACATCGGCGGCGCCTACCGCTGGGACCAGGCGGACCGGGAGTGGATCCCGCTGCTGGACTCGGTCGGCTGGGACAAGTGGGGCCACACGGGCGTGGCCTCTCTGGCCACCGACCCGGTCGACCCGGACCGGGTCTACGTGGCCGTCGGCAACTACACCAACGACTGGGACCCGAACAACGGCGCGATCATGCGTTCGACGGACCGCGGGGCCACCTGGAAGACCACCGAATTACCCTTCAAGCTTGGCGGGAACATGCCAGGGCGGGGCATGGGCGAGCGCCTCGCCATCGACCCCAACGACAACCGCGTCCTGTATCTGGGCGCCCCCAGCGGCCACGGCTTGTGGCGCAGCACCGACTCGGGCGCCACCTGGTCGGAGGTCGCCTCCTTCCCCAACCCCGGCACCTACGTCCCCGACCCCGACAGCGACAACAGCTACCTGACCGACGAGGTCGGCGTCGTCTGGGTCACCTTCGACGAGCGCACCGGCAACGCCGGCAGCCGGACGCAGACGATCTACGTCGGCGTCGCCGACAAGGAGGAGTCGATCTACCGCTCCACCGACGGCGGCGCCACCTGGGAGGCCGTCCCCGGCCAACCCACCGGTCACCTCCCCCACAAGGGCGTGCTGGACGCCGAGAACGGCCTGCTCTACATCGCCACGTCCGACACCGGGGGCCCCTATGACGGCTCCACGGGTCGGGTGTGGCGCCACGACACCGACAGCGGCGCGTGGACGGACATCAGCCCGATGTCCGAGGCCGACACCTACTTCGGCTACAGCGGACTGACCATCGACCGCCAGGACCCGGAGACGATCATGGTCACCGGCTACAGCTCCTGGTGGCCGGACACCCAGATCTTCCGCAGCACCGACCGCGGCGAGACCTGGACGCGGGCGTGGGAGTACGGCGCCTACCCCAACCGCGTCGACCGCTTCACCATGGACGTCTCCTCCGTTCCGTGGCTGACCTTCGGCAACAACCCCTCACCACCGGAGTCCGCGCCGAAGCTGGGCTGGATGACCGAGTCGCTGGAGATCGACCCGTTCGACTCCGACCGGATGATGTACGGCACCGGCGCCACCGTCTACGGCACCGAGGAACTGACCGCCTGGGACCGCGACGAGAACTTCACCATCACGCCCATGGTCGAGGGCCTGGAGGAGACGGCGGTCAACGACCTGATCAGCCCGCCCTCCGGGGCCCCGCTGCTCAGCGGCCTCCTCGACATCGGCGGATTCCGGCACACGGACCTCGACCGGGTCCCGGAAGTGATGTACCAGTCCCCGTACATGGGCAACGTCAGCAGCCTGGACTACGCCGGGAAGGCCCCGGACACGGTCGTCCGGGTCG carries:
- a CDS encoding DUF1918 domain-containing protein, giving the protein MRANKGDLLLVHGRTVGQHDRVAEIVEVLGDGGEPPYRVRFEDGHETVVSPGPDSVVRHHGEPLLQHGEPRRH
- a CDS encoding glycoside hydrolase family 10 protein, yielding MGRFSRRTLGVAAAGVLSGALLTGAGAGPARGEGAGRGSGRRPEMRGMWVATVANVDWPSKAGLTAREQQEQLLALLDTVVERRLNTVVLQVRPTADALWPSPFEPWSQYLTGTQGKDPGWDPLGFAVREAHRRGLELHAWFNPYRVANHADPRRLVADHPARRHPEWVVPYGGKLYYDPGLPQVRRFVQEAMFHAVERYDIDAMHFDDYFYPYPVSGQVFDDDATYERYGGDFADRGDWRRHNIDLLVRETSRRLKRTKPRVRLGVSPFAVWRNKDTDPAGSDTRAGVQTYDDLYADTRTWVRERWIDHVVPQVYWNIGFDAADYARLVPWWAGVVRGTGVDLYIGEALYKVADPAQGPAWHDPTELSRHLTLCREHPEVRGNVYFSARHVAADPIGAMSRVVRDHYGTRVRPPR
- a CDS encoding cellulose binding domain-containing protein — encoded protein: MRRRRTAGAALAALALTGGLLTASATTAAADPETADARVEVSADSYTWKNVRIDGGGFVPGIVFNRSEKNLVYARTDIGGAYRWDQADREWIPLLDSVGWDKWGHTGVASLATDPVDPDRVYVAVGNYTNDWDPNNGAIMRSTDRGATWKTTELPFKLGGNMPGRGMGERLAIDPNDNRVLYLGAPSGHGLWRSTDSGATWSEVASFPNPGTYVPDPDSDNSYLTDEVGVVWVTFDERTGNAGSRTQTIYVGVADKEESIYRSTDGGATWEAVPGQPTGHLPHKGVLDAENGLLYIATSDTGGPYDGSTGRVWRHDTDSGAWTDISPMSEADTYFGYSGLTIDRQDPETIMVTGYSSWWPDTQIFRSTDRGETWTRAWEYGAYPNRVDRFTMDVSSVPWLTFGNNPSPPESAPKLGWMTESLEIDPFDSDRMMYGTGATVYGTEELTAWDRDENFTITPMVEGLEETAVNDLISPPSGAPLLSGLLDIGGFRHTDLDRVPEVMYQSPYMGNVSSLDYAGKAPDTVVRVGSSETGQNIAFSTDNGANWFAGSSQPSGVTGGGTVAAAADASGFVWSPEGAGVHHTTGYGSSWTASRGIPAGARVEADRVDPDTFYGFADGAFHVSTDGGATFTATGAGGLPTGDSVRFQAVPGKKGHVWLAGGSGDTYGLWRSTDGGKSFARLDGVDEADTIGFGKAAPGADHPALYTSAKIDGVRGIYRSDDAGGSWVRINDDAHQWGWTGAAITGDPRVYGRVYVGTNGRGVLYGDTAGTTDPTDPEEPEEPEEPEEPGTAECAVAYEVTGQWQGGFQADVAVRNTGTEAVDGWTVEWSFEDGQRVSQMWNATFTQRGGTVTASSVGWNAKLEPGASAAFGFTGSWTGANRVPETFAVNGAACAVE